Proteins encoded by one window of Simiduia curdlanivorans:
- the rimK gene encoding 30S ribosomal protein S6--L-glutamate ligase, which translates to MKIAILSRNAKLYSTNRLIEAAKARGHEVEVIDALRCYMAINPSDLDMHYKGKELLGFDAVIPRIGASVTFYGTAVLRQFEMMGVYPLNESVAISRSRDKLRSMQLLARKNIGLPTTGFANQTRYIPDLIDMVGGAPLVIKLLEGTQGIGVVLAENRKAAESILEAFMGLGANIMVQKFVKEAGGADIRCFVVGDKVVGAMKRQGKEGEFRSNLHRGGTASLAKITPLERETAVRAAKTMGLNVAGVDLLRSSSGPVVMEVNSSPGLEGVERATGKDIAGEIILWLEKNAKQHASKTKGKG; encoded by the coding sequence ATGAAAATTGCCATCCTTTCACGCAACGCAAAACTCTATTCAACCAACCGCCTCATCGAAGCCGCAAAAGCTCGCGGTCACGAGGTTGAAGTTATCGATGCATTGCGCTGCTACATGGCCATCAACCCCTCCGATCTCGATATGCACTATAAAGGCAAAGAGCTACTTGGCTTCGACGCCGTAATCCCGCGCATTGGTGCGTCAGTCACTTTCTATGGCACCGCGGTCTTGCGCCAATTTGAAATGATGGGTGTGTACCCGCTCAACGAATCCGTTGCTATTTCGCGTTCGCGCGACAAATTGCGCTCCATGCAATTATTGGCGCGGAAAAATATTGGCTTGCCAACCACGGGCTTCGCCAACCAAACCCGCTACATTCCCGATCTCATCGATATGGTCGGCGGCGCACCTTTGGTGATTAAGTTACTTGAAGGCACTCAAGGTATTGGTGTTGTACTGGCGGAAAACCGCAAAGCCGCCGAAAGCATTTTGGAGGCGTTCATGGGCCTGGGCGCCAACATCATGGTGCAAAAATTTGTTAAAGAAGCCGGCGGTGCCGACATCCGCTGCTTCGTCGTCGGCGATAAAGTGGTTGGAGCCATGAAGCGTCAAGGCAAAGAAGGCGAATTTCGCTCCAACCTGCACAGAGGTGGCACCGCCTCGCTGGCAAAAATTACCCCGCTAGAGCGCGAAACCGCGGTGCGGGCAGCAAAAACCATGGGTTTAAATGTTGCGGGCGTTGATTTGCTGCGCTCGTCCTCGGGCCCCGTGGTCATGGAAGTCAACTCCTCGCCCGGTTTAGAGGGTGTCGAACGGGCCACCGGTAAAGATATCGCGGGCGAAATTATTTTATGGCTGGAAAAAAACGCCAAGCAACACGCGTCAAAAACAAAAGGCAAGGGCTGA
- a CDS encoding histidine phosphatase family protein, whose translation MTATLEHSATSVYLLRHGQCEGGQIFRGHTDSAPTEVGRHLMARRLNSLAGQSLTAVVSSPAQRCQLAAEAFASDQSLAFIGEQGFLEIDFGEWEGQLVSAVADRMPRELEQFWRDPVSYTPPMGETLLAFQARVTAAWQKLLAQYRGQRLVLVTHGGVIRMILANVLAMPLRPLSHLAVPHGCLSCVQYHHAEGKPDWPQLLFHNGRVGDDN comes from the coding sequence ATGACGGCCACCCTAGAGCACAGCGCCACCAGCGTCTACCTACTGCGCCACGGCCAATGCGAGGGCGGGCAAATCTTTCGCGGTCACACCGATTCGGCACCCACAGAGGTGGGCCGGCACTTGATGGCAAGGCGGTTGAACTCATTAGCGGGGCAATCGCTGACGGCAGTTGTAAGTTCTCCGGCGCAGCGCTGTCAGCTTGCTGCTGAGGCCTTTGCCAGTGATCAATCTCTGGCCTTTATTGGCGAACAAGGCTTTTTAGAGATAGATTTTGGCGAGTGGGAAGGGCAGTTGGTATCTGCGGTTGCAGACCGTATGCCCCGAGAATTGGAACAATTTTGGCGCGACCCGGTTAGCTATACCCCACCCATGGGCGAGACGCTGCTGGCTTTCCAAGCACGCGTGACGGCGGCGTGGCAGAAGTTATTGGCGCAGTATCGCGGCCAGCGCCTAGTGTTGGTCACCCACGGTGGCGTTATTAGGATGATATTGGCCAATGTACTCGCCATGCCTCTGCGCCCGCTTTCGCATCTAGCCGTGCCACACGGGTGCTTGTCTTGCGTGCAATATCACCATGCAGAGGGTAAACCGGATTGGCCGCAGCTGCTGTTTCACAATGGTCGGGTGGGCGATGACAACTAG
- the cobT gene encoding nicotinate-nucleotide--dimethylbenzimidazole phosphoribosyltransferase, with the protein MQGWFLQSPKLLSDKHRDKAAAWQLQLTKPAGSLGRLETLAVELAAMQHKLHPHVQKVDICVFAADQGVCAEGVSAFPQSVTSQMIANFVGGGAAISVLAKSLGANLSVVNLGTVFESVSHASIFDRTIASQSGNIVKQPAMTEEQLQTALMQGKEALTRARKSGCELFIAGEMGIGNTTTTTALLVKLLHLPVTDLVGSGTGLNAKGVAHKVEVIERALARHQQAILPLDILRCLGGFELAALVGSYIAAAQAGIPVLVDGFICTTAALLACRVNPGVEAWLILAHASAEPGHKAAAQALNKVPLLDFQLRLGEASGAALAVPLLRLACDLHNNMATFAEAGVADKA; encoded by the coding sequence ATGCAAGGTTGGTTTTTGCAATCCCCAAAATTACTGAGTGATAAACATAGAGATAAGGCTGCAGCATGGCAGCTGCAATTAACCAAGCCGGCCGGCTCTTTGGGGCGACTTGAAACCCTCGCGGTAGAGTTGGCGGCCATGCAGCATAAATTGCACCCGCACGTCCAGAAAGTAGATATTTGCGTTTTTGCCGCCGATCAAGGCGTCTGCGCCGAAGGCGTATCGGCCTTTCCTCAGTCAGTTACTAGCCAAATGATTGCCAATTTTGTTGGCGGTGGCGCGGCCATTTCCGTGTTGGCGAAATCGCTCGGGGCAAATTTATCGGTGGTCAATTTAGGTACTGTGTTTGAGTCGGTCAGCCACGCCAGCATCTTTGATCGAACCATTGCCTCGCAAAGCGGCAATATCGTCAAGCAGCCAGCGATGACTGAGGAGCAACTCCAAACTGCCTTAATGCAGGGTAAAGAAGCGCTCACGCGAGCCAGAAAATCGGGCTGCGAATTGTTCATTGCCGGTGAAATGGGCATTGGCAATACCACCACCACCACGGCGCTATTGGTTAAGCTATTGCATTTACCTGTGACCGATTTAGTGGGCTCTGGCACGGGTTTGAATGCCAAAGGTGTGGCTCATAAAGTCGAGGTGATAGAACGGGCTTTGGCGCGTCACCAGCAAGCTATTTTACCCTTGGATATTTTGCGTTGCCTCGGTGGCTTCGAGCTTGCCGCTTTAGTGGGTAGTTATATTGCGGCTGCACAGGCGGGAATCCCGGTGTTAGTTGATGGTTTTATTTGTACCACGGCAGCGCTGCTGGCTTGCCGGGTGAACCCAGGTGTGGAGGCTTGGTTAATCCTGGCTCACGCCTCTGCAGAACCCGGCCATAAGGCCGCGGCACAGGCGCTGAATAAAGTACCTTTGTTAGATTTTCAGCTTAGGCTGGGCGAAGCCAGTGGCGCCGCCCTGGCTGTGCCACTGCTGCGCTTAGCCTGTGATTTGCACAATAACATGGCGACCTTTGCTGAAGCCGGTGTTGCCGACAAAGCATGA
- the cobU gene encoding bifunctional adenosylcobinamide kinase/adenosylcobinamide-phosphate guanylyltransferase, whose product MKQLILGGARSGKSRLAEAWVRHKCGAAPAHYIATAQRSACDEEMLTRIELHRQQRARHWLVSEEPLCLGQHLSELPDKVAPVLIDCLTLWLSNCLAAGCWTEQKALFLDAVQRFSGDLVLVSNEVGLGIVPMGNLSRQFVDESGFLHQALADLCDRVIFTAAGLPLVMKGEPWSL is encoded by the coding sequence TTGAAACAGCTTATTTTAGGTGGCGCACGTTCAGGTAAAAGCCGATTAGCGGAGGCGTGGGTCAGGCACAAATGTGGCGCCGCTCCTGCCCACTATATCGCAACGGCTCAGCGCTCAGCCTGCGATGAGGAAATGTTGACGCGTATTGAGCTGCATCGGCAGCAGCGGGCTCGGCATTGGCTGGTGTCAGAGGAACCCTTGTGCCTTGGCCAGCACCTCAGTGAATTACCTGATAAGGTCGCGCCTGTGCTGATAGACTGCCTGACGCTCTGGTTGAGCAATTGCTTGGCGGCAGGTTGTTGGACGGAGCAAAAGGCGCTATTTCTCGACGCTGTACAACGTTTTAGCGGAGATTTAGTACTGGTGAGTAATGAGGTTGGCTTAGGTATCGTACCTATGGGGAATTTGAGTCGGCAGTTTGTCGATGAGAGTGGTTTCCTACACCAAGCGTTAGCCGATTTGTGCGATCGCGTGATTTTTACCGCAGCAGGTTTGCCTTTAGTGATGAAGGGCGAGCCTTGGTCGCTGTGA
- a CDS encoding ATP-dependent zinc protease family protein translates to MTESRQATACIGWREWVSLPELGVKSLKVKVDTGARTSALHTFSLNYFNKDGEEWVRIGLHPRQKSDEEYFTDAKILDKRIVRDSGGHEELRPVIETLITLGKHSFRAELTLTSRDNMKFRMLLGRKALEGRFLVDSKGSYLQSVRPVA, encoded by the coding sequence ATGACTGAAAGTAGACAAGCCACCGCCTGTATTGGCTGGCGCGAGTGGGTGTCATTGCCCGAACTCGGGGTAAAAAGTTTGAAAGTTAAAGTGGATACAGGCGCGCGCACCTCGGCACTGCACACTTTCTCGCTCAACTATTTCAATAAAGACGGTGAGGAGTGGGTGCGTATTGGTTTACATCCGCGCCAAAAAAGCGATGAAGAATATTTTACCGACGCGAAAATCCTCGATAAGCGTATCGTGCGCGACTCGGGCGGCCACGAAGAGCTGAGACCAGTGATTGAAACCTTAATTACATTGGGTAAACACAGCTTTCGTGCGGAGCTTACATTGACCAGCCGCGACAACATGAAATTTAGAATGCTGCTCGGGCGAAAAGCACTCGAAGGGCGTTTTTTAGTAGACTCGAAAGGGTCCTACTTACAGTCCGTTAGGCCTGTTGCCTAA